The Candidatus Thermoplasmatota archaeon genome includes the window GCGCAAGGGTCGCAAGGTGCCCGCGCGCCGGCGCGCGGGCACCTTGCGACCCTTGCGCCGCGCTTCGCTCAAGGCGGCGGCGACGGCCTGCTTCTGCCCCATGCCCTTGCGGCGGTGGCGCGACACGTGCCGCGAGACGAGGCTTCGGGCTTGGCTGCTGTAGCTGCGGGAGGTGCTCTTCTTCCGGCC containing:
- a CDS encoding DUF6496 domain-containing protein encodes the protein MPRKKGSKGRKKSTSRSYSSQARSLVSRHVSRHRRKGMGQKQAVAAALSEARRKGRKVPARRRAGTLRPLR